A single window of Methanothermobacter marburgensis str. Marburg DNA harbors:
- the hpt gene encoding hypoxanthine/guanine phosphoribosyltransferase has translation MLDKLKESLRNSPVIKKGEYDYFVNPVTDGIPLTEPELLEEIADEIVRRFNPDPASVDKIVCIEAMGIHHATVLSLKTRIPFVVVRKRRYGLPGEVAVHQMTGYSEGELYINGVDGDDRVMVIDDVVSTGGTLLAVLEALREMEVEVVDVVTVIDKGEGSRVVKERTGFTVRSLVKADVVDGRVTVEDIPDGG, from the coding sequence ATGCTTGATAAACTAAAGGAAAGCCTCAGAAATTCCCCTGTAATAAAGAAGGGGGAGTATGACTACTTTGTTAACCCTGTAACTGATGGGATACCACTCACAGAGCCTGAACTCCTTGAGGAAATTGCAGATGAAATAGTGAGAAGATTCAACCCAGATCCGGCCAGTGTGGATAAGATAGTGTGCATTGAGGCCATGGGTATACACCATGCCACGGTGCTATCACTCAAAACCCGCATACCCTTTGTTGTCGTGAGAAAAAGGAGGTACGGCCTCCCCGGGGAGGTTGCGGTCCACCAGATGACAGGTTACAGTGAGGGAGAACTTTACATAAACGGTGTTGATGGGGACGACCGTGTAATGGTAATAGATGACGTCGTGAGTACCGGCGGAACACTGCTGGCTGTCCTCGAGGCCCTCAGGGAGATGGAAGTGGAGGTTGTGGACGTTGTAACCGTCATAGATAAGGGTGAGGGCTCAAGGGTGGTGAAGGAGAGGACAGGGTTCACTGTAAGGAGCCTTGTGAAGGCAGATGTTGTTGACGGGCGGGTCACCGTTGAGGACATCCCGGATGGGGGCTGA
- a CDS encoding signal recognition particle protein Srp54, which translates to MLGNLGRSLSKTMKKLAGMTIVDEEVVKEVIKDIQRALIQSDVNIKLVFNLSKSIEERALNEEPPKGITPKEHIISIVYEEMVKLLGERSHELKIEEKPYRILFLGLQGSGKTTTIGKLARYLRKKGFTVGVVCTDTWRPAAFEQLKQYTEGQDISVYGDPENKDALDLAEKGLERFQKKDVIIFDTAGRHKEEKDLLREMEELSAVIKPHEAILVIDGTIGQQAREQALAFREATDIGSIIVTKLDGSAKGGGALSAVAEIGAPIRFIGTGERIDDLEVFDPERFISRLLGMGDLKSLLEKVEEVSDEELAEESLDAILSGKFTLKDMRVQFEMMGKMGPLQQVMNMLPGVGKLPKDATKMTEETIRKYLIIMDSMTEEELEKPDIIKQSRIRRISRGSGTRNEDVKELLKYYRVTRKAMKGLGRRKMGGPMGQLMRQFMR; encoded by the coding sequence ATGCTTGGAAATCTGGGCAGGAGTCTCAGTAAAACTATGAAAAAACTGGCAGGGATGACCATAGTTGATGAGGAGGTCGTGAAGGAAGTCATTAAGGATATACAGAGGGCCCTGATCCAGTCTGACGTTAACATAAAACTTGTATTCAACCTTTCAAAATCAATAGAGGAGCGGGCTCTTAACGAGGAGCCCCCAAAGGGGATAACACCCAAGGAGCACATCATAAGCATAGTCTACGAGGAGATGGTTAAGCTCCTTGGTGAAAGGTCCCATGAATTAAAGATAGAGGAGAAACCCTACAGGATACTCTTCCTGGGGCTTCAGGGAAGCGGTAAAACAACAACCATCGGTAAACTTGCAAGGTACCTTCGTAAGAAGGGTTTCACCGTGGGTGTGGTCTGTACAGACACCTGGAGACCCGCGGCCTTTGAACAGCTGAAGCAGTACACAGAGGGCCAGGATATCAGTGTCTATGGGGACCCTGAAAACAAAGACGCCCTTGACCTTGCAGAGAAGGGGCTTGAAAGGTTTCAGAAAAAGGATGTTATCATATTCGACACCGCAGGAAGGCACAAGGAGGAGAAGGACCTCCTCAGGGAGATGGAGGAACTTTCGGCCGTCATTAAACCCCATGAGGCCATACTCGTAATCGATGGGACAATCGGCCAGCAGGCAAGGGAACAGGCCCTTGCATTCAGGGAGGCCACAGATATCGGGTCAATAATCGTTACAAAGCTTGATGGGTCAGCCAAGGGTGGAGGTGCACTCTCAGCGGTTGCAGAGATTGGTGCCCCCATCAGGTTCATAGGTACCGGGGAGCGAATAGATGACCTTGAGGTATTCGACCCTGAAAGGTTCATATCAAGACTTCTTGGAATGGGGGACCTCAAGAGCCTCCTTGAAAAGGTTGAGGAGGTCTCAGATGAGGAACTTGCTGAGGAATCCCTCGACGCCATACTATCCGGGAAGTTCACACTGAAGGATATGAGGGTCCAGTTTGAGATGATGGGCAAGATGGGGCCCCTGCAGCAGGTCATGAATATGCTCCCGGGTGTCGGGAAACTCCCCAAGGACGCCACAAAGATGACCGAGGAGACCATAAGGAAGTACCTTATCATAATGGACTCCATGACAGAGGAGGAACTGGAAAAACCCGACATAATCAAGCAATCCAGGATCAGAAGGATATCAAGGGGGTCAGGTACCCGGAACGAGGACGTCAAGGAACTTTTAAAGTACTACAGGGTCACCAGGAAGGCCATGAAGGGCCTTGGCAGAAGGAAGATGGGTGGCCCAATGGGTCAGCTGATGAGGCAGTTCATGAGGTAG
- a CDS encoding tRNA pseudouridine(54/55) synthase Pus10, translating to MDVQERLDAILDITDSKICPHCLGRRFSDVMEGPGNRLRGERLVEKFSLHLEGPCLVCGDVFERLDEAALRVREKVDDLNLEYSSVLVGTRLPDDVLRIDEEIDRRLGIQVEGIKREVNRELGKRVTSILRCPADFESPDLVITVDLRGQIRVHVQINPIFIEGRYRKLVRGIPQTKWPCRSCRGRGCSRCDYTGKMYPTSVEELISEPVLEATGGSDSKFHGSGREDVDVRMLGTGRPFVLEIKEPAIRTPDLRALEDEINRRARGMVEVADLRFSSRNRKVELKESSRKKYKVYRAIVELEGAVSDEDLVKLEKLDLIRQRTPLRVSHRRADRIRERRVLEISWKRLDDHLELIIKAEGGLYIKELISGDSGRTEPSVSSILGVPARCASLDVLEVGEPA from the coding sequence ATGGACGTTCAGGAAAGACTTGATGCCATCTTGGATATCACAGACTCTAAAATATGTCCCCACTGCCTTGGAAGACGTTTTTCTGACGTCATGGAGGGTCCTGGAAACCGCCTGAGGGGTGAAAGGCTTGTTGAAAAATTTTCACTCCATCTGGAAGGCCCCTGCCTGGTATGTGGCGATGTGTTTGAGAGGCTCGATGAGGCTGCCCTGAGGGTCAGGGAGAAGGTGGATGACCTAAACCTGGAGTACTCATCGGTACTCGTGGGTACAAGGCTCCCTGATGATGTGCTCAGAATTGATGAAGAGATAGACAGGCGCCTTGGAATCCAGGTGGAGGGTATCAAAAGAGAGGTGAACCGTGAACTCGGCAAGAGGGTCACCTCCATCCTCCGATGCCCTGCGGACTTTGAATCACCTGACCTTGTAATAACTGTTGATCTCAGGGGGCAAATAAGGGTCCATGTTCAGATAAACCCCATCTTCATTGAGGGACGATACCGTAAACTTGTCCGTGGTATACCCCAGACAAAATGGCCCTGCAGGAGCTGCCGCGGGAGGGGGTGCAGCAGGTGCGATTATACCGGTAAAATGTACCCCACATCCGTGGAGGAACTCATATCAGAACCTGTCCTCGAGGCGACAGGGGGAAGTGACAGTAAGTTCCATGGCTCTGGCAGGGAGGATGTGGATGTGCGGATGCTTGGAACCGGAAGACCCTTTGTGCTGGAGATTAAGGAGCCGGCAATCCGCACACCGGATCTAAGGGCACTGGAGGATGAGATAAACAGAAGAGCGAGGGGCATGGTTGAGGTGGCTGATCTGAGGTTCTCCTCAAGGAACCGGAAGGTGGAACTCAAGGAGTCATCAAGGAAAAAGTACAAGGTCTACCGTGCCATTGTTGAACTCGAGGGTGCCGTGTCTGATGAGGACCTGGTAAAGCTTGAGAAACTTGACCTGATAAGGCAGCGGACCCCGTTGAGGGTTTCACACAGAAGGGCTGACAGGATCAGGGAACGCAGGGTCCTTGAAATATCCTGGAAACGCCTTGACGATCACCTGGAACTTATAATAAAGGCTGAGGGTGGACTGTACATAAAGGAACTGATCTCAGGGGACTCGGGCCGTACAGAACCCAGTGTGAGCAGCATCCTGGGTGTACCTGCAAGGTGCGCCAGCCTTGATGTCCTTGAGGTCGGGGAGCCCGCATGA
- a CDS encoding 50S ribosomal protein L21e has protein sequence MRRSRGFRSKTRHKLQKVKRPGRSNPITRKIQSFSEGDLVHIIIDPSIHRGQPHPRFHGKTGRVAGMMGRSYVVSIRDGNKEKQLVVRPEHLQMQE, from the coding sequence ATGAGAAGATCAAGAGGTTTCAGAAGTAAAACAAGACACAAGCTTCAGAAGGTCAAAAGGCCTGGAAGATCAAACCCGATAACAAGGAAGATCCAGAGCTTCAGTGAGGGTGACCTTGTACACATAATAATAGATCCAAGCATCCACCGGGGCCAGCCCCACCCCCGCTTCCATGGTAAAACAGGCCGTGTTGCCGGTATGATGGGCAGATCATATGTGGTGTCCATAAGGGATGGTAACAAGGAGAAACAGCTTGTGGTGAGGCCAGAGCACCTTCAGATGCAAGAGTGA
- a CDS encoding RNA polymerase Rpb4 family protein, whose protein sequence is MIGKKVLESEPVSMAEVKEILEKFGEEHELTYEQNLVLDHVTRFSRLDPETSRGLIEELMGIPNIKRRHAVKIADIMPVDLSDLRLIFAKERVPIKAEDLPGILEVIDKYRVE, encoded by the coding sequence ATGATAGGGAAAAAGGTTCTGGAAAGTGAACCTGTTTCAATGGCAGAGGTTAAGGAGATACTTGAAAAATTCGGGGAAGAACATGAGCTCACCTACGAGCAGAACCTTGTCCTTGACCATGTAACCCGCTTTTCAAGGCTTGACCCTGAAACCAGCAGGGGTCTCATTGAGGAACTGATGGGTATCCCCAACATAAAGAGGAGGCATGCTGTCAAGATCGCAGATATCATGCCTGTGGACCTATCTGACCTCCGTTTAATCTTTGCCAAGGAAAGGGTCCCCATAAAGGCAGAGGACCTGCCAGGCATACTCGAGGTAATAGATAAATACCGGGTCGAATAA
- a CDS encoding DUF655 domain-containing protein has translation MEEYAIILDYLPLGYVSEGFGTFKKRPVAQALGKDEFTLLELTPRPDVDLEIHEEVYIGKGKRDKIARINRRLRHNELTATARVELPYVIEEIIKSNEDRFVRFFNEAGPISTRLHQLELLPGIGKKHMWDILKAREEKPFESFEDIKNRVPMLSDPVKLIVRRILMELDVEGAKRGKRKYTIFTRPPQKKRD, from the coding sequence ATGGAAGAGTACGCTATCATACTGGATTACCTTCCACTTGGTTACGTGAGTGAAGGTTTCGGTACATTCAAGAAGAGGCCTGTTGCCCAGGCTCTGGGAAAGGATGAGTTTACCCTCCTTGAGTTAACACCCAGGCCAGATGTTGACCTTGAGATTCATGAGGAGGTCTACATAGGTAAGGGTAAAAGGGATAAGATAGCCAGGATCAACAGGAGACTCCGGCACAATGAACTCACGGCCACAGCCAGGGTTGAACTGCCCTACGTCATTGAGGAAATAATAAAGTCCAACGAGGACAGGTTCGTGCGTTTCTTCAATGAGGCGGGCCCCATAAGCACCAGGCTTCACCAGCTTGAACTTCTTCCAGGAATCGGTAAAAAGCATATGTGGGATATCCTGAAGGCCCGTGAGGAAAAGCCCTTTGAGAGTTTTGAGGACATAAAGAACAGGGTCCCGATGCTATCAGACCCTGTTAAACTCATCGTCAGGAGGATCCTCATGGAACTGGATGTTGAGGGCGCCAAGCGGGGAAAAAGGAAGTACACAATATTCACAAGACCTCCCCAGAAGAAGAGGGACTGA
- the rsmA gene encoding 16S rRNA (adenine(1518)-N(6)/adenine(1519)-N(6))-dimethyltransferase RsmA codes for MTGLYRETRDVLRKYGVRLRRSLGQNYLVDDGKRQRILGYGNLGPDDHVLEIGAGIGTLTLPMAELAGHVTAIESDPFIAGILADRIKGDNVDIIVGDALKVDFPAFNKVVSNLPYQISSPVTFRLLRHEFELGVLMYQKEFAARMVAEPGTRDYSRLSVMLHFLAEVQIVDYLKPGCFFPRPRVDSAVVTVRPTGFSLPALFEDVCRALFQHRKKKTSKSLRESFHEIKADLDFSEVLDVLPSEILEKRVFQLKPEEILEITERMEELSASS; via the coding sequence ATGACGGGACTCTACAGAGAGACAAGGGACGTTCTGAGGAAGTACGGTGTCAGGCTCAGAAGGAGTCTGGGGCAGAATTACCTTGTTGATGACGGCAAGAGGCAGCGCATACTGGGATATGGCAATCTGGGACCCGATGATCATGTCCTGGAGATAGGGGCCGGCATAGGTACACTGACACTCCCTATGGCAGAACTTGCAGGTCATGTTACTGCAATCGAAAGTGACCCCTTCATCGCAGGGATCCTTGCCGATAGAATAAAAGGGGACAATGTGGATATCATTGTTGGCGACGCCCTTAAGGTTGATTTTCCCGCATTCAACAAGGTGGTATCCAACCTGCCCTACCAGATATCGTCCCCTGTAACCTTCAGGCTTCTGAGGCATGAATTCGAGTTAGGGGTCCTCATGTACCAGAAGGAGTTTGCTGCAAGGATGGTTGCAGAGCCGGGTACACGGGATTACTCAAGACTCTCTGTAATGCTGCACTTCCTTGCAGAGGTCCAGATAGTTGATTACCTCAAACCGGGCTGTTTTTTCCCAAGGCCCCGTGTTGACTCTGCAGTCGTGACCGTAAGGCCCACGGGATTCAGTCTCCCTGCACTTTTTGAGGATGTGTGCCGTGCCCTCTTTCAGCACAGAAAGAAAAAAACCTCCAAGTCACTCAGGGAGTCTTTCCACGAGATAAAGGCCGACCTGGACTTCAGTGAGGTTCTGGATGTTCTTCCATCTGAGATACTTGAGAAGAGGGTCTTTCAGCTGAAGCCAGAGGAGATACTTGAAATAACAGAACGCATGGAGGAACTCTCAGCGTCCTCATGA
- a CDS encoding helix-turn-helix transcriptional regulator: protein MKTLIREYRNKLGLTQEELAEMVGVTRQTIITLERGRYNPSLILAHRITRALGGEHIEDIFLLDEDG, encoded by the coding sequence TTGAAAACCCTGATAAGGGAATACAGAAATAAACTTGGACTGACCCAGGAGGAACTGGCAGAGATGGTGGGGGTTACAAGGCAGACCATAATAACCCTTGAGAGGGGTCGCTACAACCCCTCCCTCATCCTCGCCCACAGGATCACAAGGGCCCTCGGGGGGGAGCACATCGAGGATATATTCCTCCTTGATGAGGATGGTTGA
- a CDS encoding HemK2/MTQ2 family protein methyltransferase, with protein MRMVEMIRYGDLKIETCRDVYEPAEDTFLLADNLEVGEGERVLEIGTGTGLVAIKASEKADVTATDINPAAVECARKNAVLNGSGLRVLQGDLFDPVRGEKFDVILFNTPYLPVGEEDITEGSIDLAWNGGPDGRRVIDRFLDDVAEHLKPGGRIQLVQSSLSDTKRTLERLRNLGFDAEVTASERYFFEEIVLIRAVMRGARDPLPVSHRTRGPHHPPCRPPALYPPGRRLF; from the coding sequence ATGAGGATGGTTGAAATGATAAGGTACGGTGATCTGAAAATCGAAACATGCAGGGACGTATATGAGCCTGCAGAGGACACCTTCCTCCTTGCAGATAACCTTGAGGTTGGAGAGGGCGAAAGGGTCCTTGAAATAGGCACCGGTACTGGGCTGGTTGCCATAAAGGCCTCAGAGAAGGCTGATGTGACTGCAACAGATATAAACCCCGCTGCAGTTGAATGTGCCAGGAAAAACGCTGTCCTGAATGGCTCCGGGTTAAGGGTACTCCAGGGTGACCTCTTTGATCCTGTGAGGGGTGAGAAATTCGATGTTATACTCTTCAACACCCCCTACCTCCCTGTGGGGGAGGAGGATATCACAGAGGGTTCCATAGACCTTGCCTGGAATGGGGGACCCGACGGGAGGAGGGTTATAGACCGCTTCCTGGATGATGTGGCTGAACACCTCAAGCCCGGTGGAAGAATCCAGCTCGTTCAATCCTCACTCTCAGACACCAAGAGGACACTTGAAAGGCTCAGGAATCTGGGTTTTGATGCAGAGGTTACTGCAAGTGAAAGGTACTTCTTTGAGGAGATAGTCCTCATAAGGGCTGTTATGAGGGGGGCTAGGGATCCCTTACCAGTATCCCATCGAACACGAGGACCGCATCACCCTCCATGTAGGCCCCCAGCTCTGTACCCTCCTGGTAGACGTCTATTTTAA
- the dapF gene encoding diaminopimelate epimerase — protein MTRMVMFSKMHGLGNDYVVIDESTQECIPEDKKPEFVREVCTRGFSVGADGVIFVQPAAGDGDIRFRIFNADGSEAEMCGNGIRCFSKFVYDNAIVRKRKLDVETLAGIKTVELEIGDDGSVVSSRVDMGTATFKTDQIPMDVGECEFIDRFLPVEGEDIKLTALSVGNPHAVIFVDDTGSVDLKRLGPAIENHPLFPERINVHFVEVVDPSEIIMVTWERGAGPTMACGTGATASVIAGVKLEKLDDSVLVHLPGGELKIDVYQEGTELGAYMEGDAVLVFDGILVRDP, from the coding sequence ATGACGAGGATGGTAATGTTCTCCAAGATGCATGGGCTTGGAAATGACTATGTGGTTATAGATGAGAGCACCCAGGAGTGCATACCCGAGGATAAAAAGCCTGAATTCGTCAGGGAAGTCTGCACGAGGGGATTCTCTGTTGGGGCTGATGGCGTCATATTTGTCCAGCCAGCAGCTGGTGATGGGGATATAAGGTTCAGGATATTCAACGCCGATGGAAGCGAGGCAGAGATGTGCGGTAACGGAATAAGGTGCTTCTCAAAGTTTGTATACGACAATGCCATTGTGAGAAAGAGAAAACTTGATGTTGAAACCCTTGCAGGCATCAAAACCGTGGAGCTTGAGATTGGGGATGATGGTTCAGTGGTCTCCTCAAGGGTTGATATGGGCACAGCAACATTCAAGACAGACCAGATACCCATGGATGTGGGGGAATGCGAGTTCATAGACCGTTTCCTCCCGGTTGAGGGTGAGGATATCAAACTCACAGCTCTGAGCGTCGGGAACCCCCATGCGGTGATATTTGTGGATGATACCGGATCGGTGGACCTGAAGCGGCTTGGCCCCGCAATAGAAAACCACCCCCTCTTCCCTGAGAGAATCAACGTGCACTTTGTTGAGGTGGTTGACCCATCTGAGATCATCATGGTGACATGGGAGAGGGGCGCCGGGCCAACCATGGCATGTGGAACAGGGGCCACAGCCAGTGTGATTGCAGGGGTTAAACTTGAAAAACTGGATGACAGCGTCCTGGTGCATCTACCTGGAGGTGAACTTAAAATAGACGTCTACCAGGAGGGTACAGAGCTGGGGGCCTACATGGAGGGTGATGCGGTCCTCGTGTTCGATGGGATACTGGTAAGGGATCCCTAG
- the lysA gene encoding diaminopimelate decarboxylase translates to MFSDIEVNDKGHLVIGGADAVELAEEYGTPLYVIDEMRIRENYRRLHRAFSRNYSDFQVFYACKANTNLAVMRILEEEGSGIDAVSPGEIYIALMAGFDPERILYTGNNVRDDELQFALEAGVRINIDSRSQLLRLAEMAPEGLEVSFRVNPLVGAGHHEHCITGGEMSKFGIMESEAPEVYSLALDLGLKPVGIHAHIGSGILDPEPFMLAVESLMDIAGRVHGETGIEFEFIDFGGGLGIPYTPDEEPLDIDEFASRITGLFKDKLSDYGLGRPVMCLEPGRYIVGDASYLLTRVNTVKESYRKFAGVDAGFNTLLRPAMYGSYHHILVADRPLAGPSGKIDIAGNVCESGDLFARDRPMSEVNEGDILAIMNAGAYSFSMASQYNSRPRPAEVLVRDGDAEVVRRRETFADLLAGQVVPARLLKR, encoded by the coding sequence ATGTTTTCTGATATTGAGGTTAACGATAAGGGACACCTTGTGATTGGGGGTGCCGATGCAGTTGAACTGGCAGAAGAATACGGCACCCCCCTCTATGTCATCGATGAGATGAGAATAAGGGAAAATTACAGAAGGCTCCACAGGGCATTCTCCAGGAACTATTCAGATTTCCAGGTATTCTACGCATGCAAGGCCAACACCAACCTCGCGGTCATGAGGATACTGGAGGAGGAGGGTAGCGGAATCGATGCCGTGTCTCCCGGGGAGATATACATAGCCCTCATGGCAGGCTTTGACCCTGAAAGGATTCTCTACACCGGCAACAATGTGAGGGATGATGAGCTGCAGTTTGCACTTGAAGCGGGTGTGAGGATCAATATTGATTCAAGGTCACAGCTTCTGAGGCTGGCGGAGATGGCCCCTGAGGGACTTGAGGTATCATTCAGGGTCAACCCCCTTGTGGGTGCAGGCCACCATGAGCACTGCATCACCGGCGGGGAGATGAGCAAGTTCGGTATCATGGAAAGCGAGGCCCCGGAGGTTTACAGTCTCGCACTTGACCTTGGCCTTAAGCCGGTGGGTATACATGCCCATATAGGGTCAGGGATACTTGACCCGGAGCCCTTCATGCTGGCAGTTGAGTCCCTAATGGATATCGCAGGAAGGGTCCATGGGGAGACAGGGATCGAATTTGAATTCATAGACTTCGGCGGCGGCCTGGGCATACCCTACACTCCAGATGAGGAGCCACTGGACATCGATGAATTCGCATCAAGGATAACGGGCCTCTTCAAGGATAAACTATCTGATTATGGCCTTGGAAGGCCTGTGATGTGCCTTGAGCCTGGAAGGTACATAGTTGGGGATGCATCATATCTCCTAACACGCGTTAACACAGTAAAGGAGAGCTACAGGAAATTCGCAGGGGTTGACGCAGGCTTCAACACACTGCTGAGGCCTGCCATGTATGGCTCCTACCACCACATCCTGGTTGCAGACAGGCCCCTTGCTGGGCCCTCAGGAAAGATAGACATAGCAGGGAATGTGTGTGAATCAGGGGACCTATTTGCAAGGGACAGGCCCATGTCTGAGGTCAATGAGGGTGACATCCTTGCCATCATGAATGCAGGTGCCTACTCCTTCTCAATGGCCTCCCAGTACAACTCCCGCCCACGACCAGCCGAGGTGCTTGTAAGGGATGGTGACGCCGAGGTTGTGAGGAGGAGGGAAACATTCGCTGATCTACTGGCAGGGCAGGTTGTACCTGCAAGGCTCCTTAAGAGGTAG
- a CDS encoding NUDIX domain-containing protein — MKPFIPVVRALIRGDDGVLILKRSRDSATNPSMWELPGGKPDGGETLDEALSREVHEETGLEIRPMHVLGAFEQVFPEKVSVNIIFSTEFRGDVPKISSEHEDWCWFRGGEMDFSPWLREFKNKNPWLFEHPRPR; from the coding sequence ATGAAACCATTCATACCGGTCGTTAGGGCCCTTATAAGGGGTGATGATGGTGTTCTCATTCTGAAAAGATCCCGTGATTCGGCAACAAACCCCTCAATGTGGGAGCTTCCCGGTGGAAAACCTGATGGTGGTGAAACACTGGATGAGGCACTATCACGGGAAGTCCATGAGGAGACAGGCCTTGAAATCAGGCCCATGCATGTTCTGGGCGCATTTGAGCAGGTTTTCCCGGAGAAGGTATCTGTCAACATTATCTTCTCTACTGAGTTTAGAGGGGACGTTCCGAAAATCAGCAGCGAACACGAGGACTGGTGCTGGTTCAGGGGTGGTGAAATGGACTTTTCACCCTGGCTCCGCGAATTTAAAAATAAAAATCCATGGCTTTTTGAGCACCCCAGACCTCGATGA
- a CDS encoding acetylornithine transaminase, producing the protein MDSEEVIELEKKFIMQTYTRQPIVLSHGKGATVWDIDGNSYIDCFAGVAVNSIGHAHPKVALAICHQAQRLIHSSNIYYTREQAELAKLLTGISPHDRVFFANSGAEANEGAIKLARKFTGKSEIIAAENSFHGRTLATVTATGQRKYSEPFRPLPEGFKHVPYGDLGAMADAIGDDTAAIILEPVQGEGGVIVPPEGYLRDVGELARQNDVLLILDEVQTGFGRTGAMFASELFDVRPDITTVAKAMGGGYPIGAVLADERVASAFKPGDHGSTFGGNPLGCAAAIATIEVLLDEKLPERAAKMGSYFMARLRQVLQGCDSVRDIRGVGLMIGIELDGDCSRVVDEAREMGVLINCTAGNVIRLVPPLVIKKEEIDAAVDVLGQVIS; encoded by the coding sequence ATGGATTCAGAGGAAGTAATTGAACTTGAAAAAAAATTTATCATGCAGACCTACACGCGGCAGCCCATTGTGCTCTCCCATGGCAAGGGCGCCACTGTATGGGATATTGATGGTAACTCCTACATTGACTGCTTTGCTGGTGTTGCTGTTAACAGCATTGGACATGCCCACCCAAAGGTTGCACTTGCAATCTGTCACCAGGCCCAGAGGCTCATCCACTCATCCAACATATACTATACCAGGGAGCAGGCGGAACTTGCAAAGCTCCTCACAGGTATATCCCCCCATGACAGGGTTTTCTTTGCAAACAGCGGTGCTGAGGCAAATGAGGGGGCCATAAAACTTGCAAGAAAGTTCACAGGAAAATCTGAGATAATAGCCGCGGAGAACTCCTTCCATGGAAGGACCCTTGCAACTGTAACCGCCACGGGACAGAGGAAGTACAGCGAACCATTCAGGCCACTGCCAGAGGGATTCAAACATGTCCCCTACGGTGACTTGGGGGCAATGGCAGATGCCATAGGCGATGACACGGCAGCCATAATACTTGAACCCGTGCAGGGTGAGGGCGGGGTTATAGTCCCCCCTGAGGGCTACCTGCGGGACGTGGGGGAACTTGCAAGGCAGAACGATGTTCTCCTCATACTCGATGAGGTGCAGACAGGGTTTGGAAGGACCGGCGCCATGTTTGCATCGGAGCTGTTTGATGTGCGACCTGACATCACCACGGTTGCAAAGGCCATGGGCGGAGGATACCCCATAGGCGCCGTGCTTGCAGATGAAAGGGTTGCATCGGCATTCAAACCAGGGGACCATGGATCAACATTCGGGGGGAACCCGCTGGGGTGTGCAGCTGCCATAGCAACCATTGAGGTTTTGCTGGATGAGAAGCTACCTGAGAGGGCGGCCAAGATGGGTTCCTATTTCATGGCAAGGCTCAGGCAGGTTCTGCAGGGCTGTGATTCTGTGAGGGACATCCGTGGCGTGGGCCTCATGATCGGGATAGAACTTGATGGCGACTGCAGCAGGGTCGTTGACGAGGCAAGGGAGATGGGCGTGCTTATAAACTGCACTGCGGGTAACGTGATAAGGCTGGTTCCTCCACTTGTCATAAAGAAGGAGGAGATAGACGCAGCGGTCGATGTCCTCGGACAGGTCATCTCCTAG
- a CDS encoding peptidylprolyl isomerase has translation MKRAVIETVKGEIELILFPEDAPNTVANFEKLANTGFYDGLTFHRVIPDFVIQGGCPVGDGTGGPGYTIKCEINPNKHVKGALSMAHAGRDTGGSQFFITLSPQPHLDGVHTVFGRVVKGMDVVESIERGDRMLKVRVYDE, from the coding sequence ATGAAAAGGGCTGTTATTGAAACCGTTAAGGGAGAAATAGAGCTCATCCTCTTCCCTGAGGATGCCCCGAATACAGTTGCCAATTTTGAGAAACTTGCAAATACCGGCTTCTATGATGGACTCACGTTCCACCGGGTAATACCTGACTTTGTGATTCAGGGTGGTTGCCCGGTGGGTGATGGTACCGGTGGGCCAGGTTACACCATAAAGTGTGAGATAAATCCCAATAAACACGTGAAGGGGGCCCTTTCAATGGCCCATGCAGGGAGGGACACCGGTGGTAGTCAGTTCTTCATAACACTCTCCCCCCAGCCTCACCTTGATGGGGTTCACACCGTCTTCGGGCGGGTTGTGAAGGGCATGGATGTTGTTGAATCAATAGAGAGGGGCGACCGGATGCTGAAGGTCAGGGTCTACGACGAATGA